In the Polyangiaceae bacterium genome, one interval contains:
- a CDS encoding right-handed parallel beta-helix repeat-containing protein, translating into MPYSVFDVRTVLAAFVIAGGAMACASCEGDSAEGTASSGGVGGVGVDGSTPDDAAASDASTVNPSVGSGECKWEPGQRPTAALPPVHDKEYVIDLAKWQISNEGKDPIATRSRLNAAIKWAVDSGFNKIVVPPGTYLVGEATNAAYADGVELQGDMTLELSKGSVIQMAANDRWNYCVLSVNDNSNITIRGGEIVGDRGQHDFGTPPGAHDEGHGICVWTGVDRVMIEDVELHELTGDGVLILGSQGKDGAPDRPTTNVTIRNSHIHHNRRQGVSIVGGHNIVLENNHIHHIEGTSPQFGIDVEGAGRTDEDIHVFRNTFHHNAGGDFVTSSGRNVWLEENTMIQCQVDEQGQFDASLPCLLDKQVDGPIIIWKETDNVILNNKIRMSKPTVNGFWGILGYVSAKDQAPTRQNPVGNYIAGNTLYDAGIHMAHNMRYFVVNNTVHNGLILGFNLACTRLEGNRINRTKAESYKLRNVAGVARGNIVNKSQGATPEEDVELHFPMADDAPYRNSSPVFW; encoded by the coding sequence ATGCCGTACTCCGTTTTCGATGTTCGAACGGTGCTCGCAGCGTTCGTCATTGCCGGTGGCGCGATGGCTTGCGCTTCCTGCGAAGGAGATTCGGCGGAAGGCACCGCCAGTAGTGGTGGCGTGGGCGGGGTGGGCGTCGATGGCTCCACGCCAGACGATGCGGCTGCCAGCGATGCGAGCACCGTCAATCCCAGCGTTGGCAGTGGCGAGTGCAAATGGGAGCCCGGACAGCGTCCCACGGCAGCTCTGCCGCCCGTGCATGACAAGGAATACGTGATCGATCTGGCCAAGTGGCAGATCTCGAACGAGGGCAAGGACCCAATCGCAACGCGAAGTCGCTTGAACGCGGCGATCAAGTGGGCGGTGGACAGTGGCTTCAACAAGATTGTCGTGCCGCCCGGTACCTACCTGGTGGGGGAAGCGACCAACGCAGCCTATGCCGATGGCGTAGAGCTTCAAGGCGACATGACGCTGGAGCTGTCGAAGGGCTCCGTGATCCAGATGGCCGCAAATGATCGCTGGAACTACTGCGTGCTGAGCGTCAACGACAACAGCAACATCACCATTCGCGGGGGGGAGATCGTGGGCGACCGGGGTCAGCACGACTTTGGGACGCCGCCCGGGGCGCACGACGAAGGGCATGGGATCTGTGTTTGGACGGGTGTTGACCGCGTCATGATCGAAGACGTGGAACTTCACGAGCTGACGGGGGACGGCGTGCTGATCCTGGGATCGCAAGGCAAGGACGGAGCCCCGGACCGACCCACCACCAACGTGACGATTCGCAATAGCCACATCCATCACAATCGGCGGCAAGGCGTCTCGATCGTCGGCGGCCACAACATCGTGCTCGAGAACAACCACATTCACCACATCGAAGGAACGTCGCCGCAGTTCGGCATCGATGTCGAAGGAGCTGGCCGAACCGATGAGGACATCCATGTCTTCCGCAACACGTTTCACCACAACGCGGGAGGCGACTTCGTCACGTCGTCCGGGCGCAACGTGTGGCTCGAAGAGAACACCATGATCCAGTGTCAGGTGGACGAACAGGGGCAGTTCGATGCTTCGTTGCCCTGCCTATTGGACAAGCAGGTAGACGGACCCATCATCATCTGGAAGGAAACCGACAATGTGATCCTCAACAACAAGATCCGCATGTCGAAGCCGACGGTGAATGGGTTCTGGGGCATTCTGGGATACGTCAGCGCCAAAGACCAGGCACCGACGCGACAGAATCCCGTCGGCAATTACATCGCTGGCAACACGCTCTACGACGCCGGAATTCACATGGCCCACAACATGCGATACTTCGTCGTGAACAACACTGTCCACAACGGGTTGATTCTGGGATTCAACCTGGCGTGCACGCGCCTAGAAGGCAATCGCATCAACCGCACCAAGGCTGAGAGCTACAAACTCAGGAACGTAGCTGGAGTTGCACGTGGCAACATCGTGAACAAGAGCCAAGGAGCCACTCCTGAGGAGGACGTGGAACTCCACTTCCCGATGGCCGACGACGCTCCCTACCGCAACTCATCACCGGTGTTCTGGTGA
- the nhaR gene encoding transcriptional activator NhaR — translation MLEHRVPSPPALSVWTGLATPRDERKNAAMDWLNYHHLLYFYVTAKEGGVTAASKRLKLAQPTVSGQLRQLEDALGGKLFERVGRRLVLTGLGELVFQYAEEIFALGGELMAAVRSGPTKTVRELSIGATAALPKLAVFSFVEPALRMEAPVHMSCREDTFENLLAALALHTLDLVLTDRPVGPGLGVKAFNHLLGESGVSFYAESRMATRLRRGFPRSLDGAPLLMPGKDTALFSNLERWFEGQGIRPHWVAEVHDSALIKVFGQSGLGVFAVPSVVDREVRRQYRVSRVGRLDDVREKFYAITVERRISHPGVVEICRRAKEMLAA, via the coding sequence ATGTTGGAGCACCGCGTCCCCAGCCCGCCTGCCCTCTCCGTGTGGACGGGACTTGCGACCCCACGCGACGAGCGCAAAAACGCAGCGATGGACTGGTTGAACTACCACCACCTGCTCTACTTCTACGTCACTGCCAAGGAAGGCGGCGTGACGGCAGCCAGCAAGCGACTCAAGCTGGCGCAGCCAACGGTCAGCGGGCAGCTACGCCAACTCGAGGATGCCCTCGGCGGCAAGCTTTTCGAGCGCGTGGGGCGCCGCCTCGTCCTCACCGGGTTGGGGGAGCTGGTCTTTCAGTATGCGGAAGAGATCTTCGCTCTGGGCGGCGAACTCATGGCGGCGGTGCGCTCCGGTCCGACCAAGACCGTACGGGAGCTGTCCATCGGCGCTACCGCGGCGCTTCCGAAGCTCGCGGTGTTCAGCTTCGTGGAGCCAGCGCTACGCATGGAGGCGCCCGTGCACATGTCCTGCCGCGAAGATACCTTCGAGAACCTGCTGGCGGCGCTGGCGCTACACACCCTCGACCTGGTTTTGACCGACCGACCCGTAGGCCCTGGTCTTGGGGTGAAAGCCTTCAACCACTTGTTGGGGGAAAGCGGCGTCAGTTTTTACGCCGAGAGCCGAATGGCGACACGACTGCGTCGGGGGTTCCCACGAAGTCTCGACGGAGCGCCCCTGTTGATGCCCGGAAAGGACACGGCGCTGTTCAGCAACCTGGAGCGGTGGTTCGAAGGGCAAGGCATCCGCCCCCACTGGGTCGCCGAAGTCCACGACAGCGCGTTGATCAAGGTGTTCGGACAGAGCGGACTCGGCGTGTTCGCGGTGCCGAGCGTGGTCGATCGTGAGGTGCGTCGTCAGTACCGCGTCAGCCGCGTGGGTCGACTCGACGACGTTCGCGAGAAGTTCTACGCGATCACGGTGGAGCGTCGCATCTCGCACCCCGGCGTCGTCGAGATCTGCCGTCGCGCCAAGGAAATGCTGGCTGCTTGA
- a CDS encoding TerC family protein encodes MESVASPLVWAGFIAFVVMMLALDLGVFHRKAHAVGFREAAVWCGVWVMLALLFNAWIARQFGSQVGLEFLTGYLIEKSLSVDNIFVFVVVFGALRVPSAYQHRVLFWGILSALVLRAVMIFAGVALLERFHWLIYVFGAFLVFTGLKLLRQREEEHNVADGWLYRVLRRVVPSTQEFDGSRFFTRENGRRLATPLFTALVLVELTDVVFALDSIPAIFAITKDPFIVFTSNIFAILGLRSLYFLLSGMVERFSYLKVGLALVLVFVGAKMALVDVLKIPAVVSLVIVATLLAGSVLASWRRPTPKAGDSGHASA; translated from the coding sequence ATGGAGTCCGTCGCCAGCCCACTCGTCTGGGCGGGCTTCATCGCTTTCGTGGTGATGATGCTCGCCCTCGATCTGGGAGTCTTTCACCGCAAGGCCCATGCCGTTGGATTCCGCGAAGCGGCGGTCTGGTGCGGCGTCTGGGTGATGCTCGCGCTCTTGTTCAATGCGTGGATCGCACGCCAGTTCGGATCTCAGGTAGGCCTAGAGTTCCTGACGGGCTACTTGATCGAGAAGTCGCTCAGCGTCGACAACATCTTCGTCTTCGTCGTGGTCTTCGGCGCCTTGCGGGTGCCGAGCGCCTATCAGCACCGCGTGCTGTTCTGGGGGATCCTGTCGGCGTTGGTCTTGCGCGCAGTCATGATCTTCGCAGGAGTGGCTTTGCTGGAACGCTTCCACTGGCTGATCTACGTCTTCGGCGCCTTCCTGGTGTTCACGGGCCTCAAGCTCCTGCGCCAACGCGAGGAGGAGCACAACGTCGCGGACGGCTGGCTGTATCGCGTCCTGCGCCGGGTCGTTCCGTCGACGCAGGAGTTCGACGGCTCACGTTTCTTCACTCGCGAGAACGGGCGACGGCTGGCCACGCCGCTGTTCACCGCTCTCGTCCTGGTGGAACTCACGGACGTGGTGTTCGCCCTCGATTCGATCCCCGCCATCTTCGCGATCACGAAGGATCCCTTCATCGTGTTCACCTCGAACATCTTCGCCATTCTTGGACTGCGCTCGCTCTACTTCCTGCTCTCCGGAATGGTGGAGCGGTTCAGCTATCTGAAAGTTGGGCTGGCGCTGGTGCTGGTGTTCGTGGGAGCAAAAATGGCGCTGGTCGATGTTTTGAAGATCCCTGCGGTCGTTTCGCTGGTCATCGTCGCGACCCTGCTCGCAGGCAGCGTGCTGGCCTCGTGGCGTCGACCCACGCCCAAGGCCGGTGATTCTGGACACGCTTCTGCCTGA